From the Paludibacterium paludis genome, one window contains:
- a CDS encoding DUF3443 family protein: protein MKNRIACLIVFVASLLTACGGGGGGGGSSSTPATPSTPATPSFVNSVSVVVDSGPNNRSVNQPFVTVKVCVPGTSQCQSIDHVLLDTGSVGLRLIGAAFDASGFLPVVNSANGQPVAECYTFASGPVWGPVVQADVKMGDEVASSIPVQVVSPSGFAPPPASCLSKGTPITSVSGLQANGILGIGHQAKDCGSTCESNSGQSRYFTCAGASCGARTLPVAQQVINPVSAFPLDNNGTLITLPVVGAGGLYAPSGTLTFGIGTRANNSPATAATVLAVNGSGYFTTRYKGVSLVDSFIDTGSNGLFFSDSIPLCGATASGFYCPASTLALSATLTGSNGQGSVLVSFGIANAEALVATGKTAFANLGGGGLSGFGASFDWGLPFYYGKTVVTALEGASTPLGAGPYIAF from the coding sequence ATGAAAAACCGGATCGCCTGCCTGATCGTATTTGTCGCCAGCCTGTTGACCGCCTGCGGCGGCGGAGGCGGTGGAGGCGGCTCGTCGTCGACGCCGGCCACGCCTTCCACACCCGCCACCCCGTCGTTCGTCAACAGCGTCAGCGTGGTGGTGGACAGCGGACCGAACAACCGTTCGGTCAACCAGCCTTTCGTCACGGTGAAGGTCTGTGTGCCCGGCACCTCGCAATGCCAGTCGATCGATCACGTACTGCTGGATACCGGGTCGGTCGGCCTGCGGCTGATCGGCGCGGCGTTCGACGCCAGCGGGTTTCTCCCGGTGGTGAACAGCGCCAACGGCCAGCCGGTCGCCGAATGCTACACCTTCGCCTCCGGGCCGGTCTGGGGACCGGTGGTGCAGGCCGATGTCAAAATGGGCGACGAAGTGGCCTCGTCGATCCCCGTTCAGGTTGTCAGTCCGTCCGGCTTCGCGCCGCCTCCCGCGTCCTGCCTGAGCAAGGGCACCCCGATCACCTCGGTGTCCGGGCTGCAGGCCAACGGTATTCTCGGTATTGGTCATCAAGCGAAGGATTGCGGCAGCACCTGCGAGTCCAATTCGGGCCAGAGCCGTTATTTCACTTGCGCCGGCGCGAGCTGCGGCGCCCGGACCTTGCCTGTCGCCCAACAGGTGATCAACCCGGTCTCGGCGTTTCCCCTGGATAACAACGGCACGCTCATCACGCTGCCGGTGGTTGGAGCGGGCGGTCTTTATGCGCCAAGCGGCACCCTGACCTTCGGTATCGGCACACGCGCCAACAACAGTCCGGCGACCGCGGCGACCGTGCTCGCGGTGAACGGCAGCGGTTACTTCACCACACGGTACAAGGGGGTTTCCCTGGTCGACAGCTTTATCGACACCGGTTCGAACGGTCTGTTTTTCTCGGACAGTATCCCCCTGTGCGGCGCCACCGCCAGCGGGTTCTACTGCCCGGCGTCGACTCTCGCGCTGTCGGCCACGCTGACCGGCAGCAACGGGCAGGGCAGCGTGCTGGTGAGTTTTGGCATCGCGAACGCCGAGGCGCTGGTCGCGACAGGCAAAACCGCTTTCGCCAATCTCGGCGGAGGCGGGCTGAGCGGTTTCGGAGCCTCGTTCGACTGGGGCTTGCCGTTCTATTACGGCAAGACCGTCGTGACGGCTCTGGAGGGCGCGTCCACGCCGCTGGGCGCGGGACCCTATATCGCGTTCTGA
- a CDS encoding DUF2844 domain-containing protein, with amino-acid sequence MKALLSLLFATACLAPAAHAALGDKLSDPVPAGRKVIAAAAANTAGYSVRTSLDPAGITIREYAAADGTVFAVTWNGSDIPDLSALLGKSRFAEYTRAIGEGNGNRRRAEVAGPDLVVQSFGRGMTFRGRAWLKSLLPAGVPVDVIQ; translated from the coding sequence ATGAAAGCGTTATTGAGTCTCTTGTTCGCGACCGCGTGCCTGGCGCCCGCCGCTCATGCGGCGCTGGGCGACAAATTGTCCGATCCGGTGCCGGCCGGCCGCAAAGTGATCGCGGCGGCGGCGGCGAATACGGCCGGTTATTCGGTTCGCACCAGTCTGGATCCGGCCGGCATCACGATCCGCGAATACGCGGCCGCCGATGGCACGGTGTTCGCGGTCACCTGGAACGGATCCGATATCCCCGATCTGAGCGCCCTGCTTGGCAAGTCGCGGTTCGCCGAGTACACCCGGGCCATCGGCGAGGGCAATGGCAACCGCCGCCGAGCCGAGGTCGCGGGCCCCGACCTGGTGGTGCAATCGTTCGGCCGCGGAATGACTTTCCGTGGTCGCGCATGGCTCAAATCCCTGCTGCCGGCCGGTGTGCCGGTGGATGTGATCCAGTAA
- the cysS gene encoding cysteine--tRNA ligase, whose translation MPLHLYDTWTRSLRPFEPIQAGQVGLYCCGPTVYDYAHIGNLRTYLFEDVLRRVLRIHGYAVRHVVNITDVGHLVSDADDGEDKMEKGSRRTGKRAEEIAEYYLAAFLADWRALNLEEPEIWCRATGHIGEQIAFIADLQSKGFTYRTPDGIYFDATRQPDYGRLARLDTEGLMAGARVEGGDKRHPTDFALWKFSPEGETRQMEWDSPWGRGFPGWHIECSAMAEHYLGPWFDIHCGGEDHIPVHHTNEIAQTEARHGTRLANFWMHGYFLKTGNGKMSKSDGEFLTLARLAERGFAALDWRYLCLTAHYRHQMVFSWEALEAAAVARRRLGDGVRRLGETDGRIDPARRERFMDALDQDLNLPQALSIAWETLGSALADADKRATLLWFDRVLGLDLGKAETVSVPDTVRDLLALRETARATRDWKEADRLREAVREEGYDIEDGAEGPRVRPRLPG comes from the coding sequence ATGCCGCTTCACCTGTACGACACCTGGACCCGCTCACTGCGCCCCTTCGAACCGATTCAAGCCGGGCAGGTCGGTCTGTATTGCTGCGGCCCGACAGTCTACGACTACGCGCATATCGGCAATCTGCGCACCTATCTGTTCGAGGACGTGCTGCGCCGGGTTCTGCGGATCCATGGCTACGCCGTGCGCCATGTGGTGAACATCACCGATGTCGGCCATCTGGTTTCGGACGCGGACGACGGCGAGGACAAAATGGAGAAGGGCAGCCGCCGCACCGGCAAGCGCGCCGAAGAGATCGCCGAGTATTATCTGGCCGCCTTCCTGGCCGACTGGCGCGCCCTGAATCTGGAAGAGCCGGAAATCTGGTGCCGCGCCACCGGACACATCGGCGAGCAGATCGCTTTCATCGCCGATCTGCAAAGCAAAGGATTCACCTACCGGACGCCCGACGGCATCTATTTTGACGCCACGCGCCAGCCCGATTACGGCCGGCTCGCCCGCCTGGACACCGAAGGCCTGATGGCCGGCGCTCGGGTGGAGGGCGGCGACAAGCGCCACCCCACCGACTTCGCGCTGTGGAAATTCAGCCCGGAAGGCGAAACGCGACAGATGGAATGGGACAGCCCGTGGGGCCGGGGCTTTCCCGGCTGGCATATCGAATGCTCGGCGATGGCGGAGCACTACCTGGGGCCCTGGTTCGACATCCACTGTGGCGGCGAGGACCATATTCCGGTCCACCACACCAACGAAATCGCCCAGACCGAGGCGCGCCACGGCACGCGTCTGGCGAACTTCTGGATGCACGGTTATTTCCTGAAAACCGGCAACGGCAAGATGTCCAAGTCCGACGGCGAATTCCTCACGCTCGCGCGCCTCGCCGAACGGGGTTTCGCGGCGCTGGACTGGCGCTACCTCTGTCTGACCGCGCACTACCGCCACCAAATGGTGTTTTCCTGGGAGGCGCTGGAGGCCGCGGCCGTCGCGCGGCGGCGGCTGGGCGACGGGGTGCGGCGTCTTGGCGAAACCGACGGGCGGATCGACCCGGCACGGCGCGAGAGATTCATGGACGCGCTCGATCAGGACCTGAACCTGCCGCAGGCGTTGTCGATCGCCTGGGAGACGCTGGGCAGCGCGCTCGCCGACGCCGACAAGCGCGCCACCTTGCTGTGGTTCGACCGTGTTCTCGGACTGGATCTGGGGAAGGCGGAAACCGTTTCCGTGCCGGATACGGTGCGCGATCTGTTGGCGCTTCGCGAAACGGCCCGCGCCACGCGCGACTGGAAAGAAGCGGACCGCCTGCGCGAAGCGGTCCGCGAGGAAGGCTACGACATCGAGGACGGCGCGGAGGGCCCGCGCGTCAGGCCACGTCTTCCAGGCTGA